One part of the Dioscorea cayenensis subsp. rotundata cultivar TDr96_F1 chromosome 2, TDr96_F1_v2_PseudoChromosome.rev07_lg8_w22 25.fasta, whole genome shotgun sequence genome encodes these proteins:
- the LOC120274539 gene encoding receptor-like protein EIX2 codes for MASPEISLVLEKWLTSWSLWTLVKTDSQELTKLYGLYFLNLSRNHFNGKIPESISDLQQLESLDLSENDLFGTIPSGMSTLNFLSYLNLSHNNLSGKIPSGGQLQTFNPSVYNWNHDLCGSPLQDCANKTHYSQGANEEEGKGDWSEVLWLYIGLAMGFITGFWMIIGTIIMKKTIRIACFRSIDKVYDWLYVKMVMCSRRLKSTSSRKN; via the exons ATGGCTTCTCCGGAGATCTCCCTTGTCCTTGAAAAATGGCTAACAAGTTGGTCACTCTGGACATTGGTGAAAACAGACTCTCAG GAACTGACCAAACTGTATGGACTGTATTTCTTGAATCTTTCTCGCAACCATTTCAATGGAAAGATACCAGAAAGCATCAGTGACTTGCAACAGCTGGAATCACTTGATCTATCAGAGAATGATTTATTTGGTACCATTCCTTCAGGCATGTCTACTTTGAATTTCTTGAGCTATTTGAACCTATCCCACAACAATTTGTCAGGAAAAATTCCATCAGGAGGCCAACTTCAGACTTTCAATCCATCAGTCTATAACTGGAATCATGATCTCTGTGGGTCACCTCTTCAGGATTGTGCTAATAAGACACATTATTCCCAAGGTGCTAACGAGGAAGAAGGAAAAGGAGATTGGTCAGAGGTGTTATGGCTTTACATAGGTCTTGCAATGGGATTCATAACTGGCTTCTGGATGATCATCGGTACCATTATTatgaagaaaacaataagaatTGCCTGTTTCCGATCCATTGACAAAGTATATGATTGGCTGTATGTTAAGATGGTTATGTGCTCTCGGAGACTCAAATCAACTTCCTCAAGGAAGAACTAA
- the LOC120274517 gene encoding uncharacterized protein LOC120274517, producing the protein MKKLHPAKPLLKTPPKPPDLNPFSATLPGVSWSKVVSSSSSVPAFENPLHLQKPHFDRLKNSVKSCITIDRDQWHSARDSMQTVLYAKFLGKSLPLDQAKLALSDAWKGLGDFSISDIPNGFYFVRCSSLDMQAKLLWDGPWTVDGHILQLFEWRESFQPAFEKLSTDIIWIQLHHVPIELWKGEILDVIASHFGRVLKIDEHTLQLSRSKFARICVEIDLDLPLREGDMG; encoded by the coding sequence atgaaaaagctCCATCCTGCGAAACCCCTGCTGAAAACCCCGCCGAAACCCCCTGATCTGAACCCTTTCTCTGCTACCTTGCCAGGAGTTTCCTGGTCTAAGGTTGTGAGCTCCTCCTCTTCTGTTCCTGCTTTTGAAAATCCCCTCCACCTTCAGAAACCCCACTTTGACCGTCTAAAAAACTCTGTCAAATCTTGCATCACAATTGATCGTGATCAATGGCACTCGGCCAGGGATTCAATGCAAACTGTGCTCTACGCCAAATTTCTGGGAAAATCTCTCCCTCTTGACCAAGCTAAGCTGGCTTTGTCTGATGCTTGGAAGGGACTTGGTGATTTTTCTATTTCCGATATTCCAAATGGGTTCTACTTTGTTCGTTGTAGTTCTCTTGATATGCAGGCTAAACTCCTCTGGGACGGACCTTGGACCGTTGATGGGCATATCCTTCAGCTCTTTGAATGGAGGGAATCTTTCCAGCCTGCATTTGAGAAACTTTCAACTGACATTATCTGGATCCAGCTTCATCATGTCCCTATTGAACTTTGGAAGGGCGAAATTCTGGATGTCATTGCCTCTCATTTTGGAAGGGTTCTCAAAATTGATGAGCACACTCTTCAACTCTCTCGCTCAAAATTTGCTCGTATTTGTGTAGAAATTGACCTGGATCTCCCCTTGCGAGAAGGGGACATGGGTTAA
- the LOC120274527 gene encoding probable LRR receptor-like serine/threonine-protein kinase At4g36180: protein MNNFSGSPIPDFIGSLTNLEYLNLSNAGFKGIIPHTLGNLSRLYYFDLNSKASSIVPYVDDLHWLSGMTSLHHLDLSGVDLSNVHAWLHDINMLPSLLVLKLSDARLQADAGVLSLSFNLFEGVIPESLGNLGSLERLDLSQNNLNGSIPESLCNLTNLVYFDLYYNKIGKLPKTIGRLQKLEEFHLSINKVQGLIPASIGDLRNLQYLDLSDNMITGEIPESFGNLTLLQHFDGAGNNFSGKLPETIGNLIHLQILNLSGNMMQGKLPESLGNLSQLQQFRMGGNDITGGIPESVENLSSLFVLDLSENNINGTLPKGMRNLCKLQILDFTRNFISGGIHDLVDGLSKCRENKNGSHSESSEGMNTLSLGNNKLNGTIPENIGQLSKLSFLGLPSNSLTGVLTESHFC, encoded by the exons ATGAACAACTTCAGTGGCTCCCCCATCCCAGACTTCATTGGCTCTCTTACCAACCTTGAATACCTTAATCTCTCTAATGCCGGATTCAAAGGAATCATTCCTCATACCCTTGGAAACCTGTCACGCTTGTACTACTTTGACCTTAACTCCAAAGCATCCTCTATAGTCCCTTATGTTGATGACCTCCATTGGCTCTCTGGAATGACATCTTTGCATCACCTTGACTTGAGTGGAGTGGACCTATCTAACGTGCATGCTTGGCTTCATGATATTAATATGCTCCCTTCTCTACTTGTCTTGAAACTCTCTGATGCTCGACTCCAAGCTGATGCTGGTG TCTTGAGCTTGTCTTTTAACCTTTTTGAAGGAGTAATTCCAGAGTCCTTGGGAAATCTTGGTAGCTTGGAGAGACTTGATTTGTCACAAAATAATCTGAATGGTAGCATTCCGGAATCTCTTTGCAATCTTACAAATTTAGTTTACTTTGATTTGTATTATAATAAGATTGGAAAGTTGCCAAAGACCATTGGGAGGCTGCAGAAGTTGGAGGAGTTTCATTTGTCCATAAACAAAGTTCAAGGATTGATACCTGCAAGCATTGGGGATCTAAGAAACCTGCAATACTTGGATTTGTCAGATAATATGATCACTGGAGAGATTCCCGAATCCTTTGGTAATCTCACACTTCTGCAGCATTTTGATGGGGCAGGAAATAATTTCAGCGGCAAATTGCCTGAAACAATAGGGAATCTTATTCACCTGCAGATTCTAAATTTATCCGGAAATATGATGCAAGGAAAGTTACCAGAGAGTCTTGGAAATCTTAGCCAATTGCAGCAGTTTAGAATGGGGGGCAATGACATCACAGGAGGTATACCAGAATCTGTAGAAAACCTCTCTAGCTTGTTTGTGCTTGATTTATCCGAGAACAACATCAATGGAACATTGCCAAAAGGCATGAGGAATTTATGCAAGTTACAGATCTTAGATTTTACAAGGAATTTTATCAGTGGAGGCATTCATGATCTTGTTGATGGATTGTCTAAATGCAGGGAGAACAAGAATGGCTCACATTCAGAAAGTAGTGAGGGTATGAACACATTGTCTCTGGGAAACAACAAGCTGAATGGAACAATTCCAGAGAATATAGGCCAATTATCTAAACTGAGTTTCCTGGGTCTCCCTTCAAATTCGTTGACGGGTGTCTTAACTGAATCTCATTTTTGCTAA